From the genome of Hymenobacter sp. PAMC 26628, one region includes:
- a CDS encoding PAS domain-containing protein, protein MYEQSPCGYCSCLPDGTLVKLNHTLLHWPGYAREELVARRRL, encoded by the coding sequence TTGTACGAGCAATCTCCGTGCGGCTATTGCTCCTGCCTGCCCGACGGCACGCTGGTGAAACTCAACCACACCCTGCTCCATTGGCCGGGGTACGCCCGCGAAGAGCTGGTAGCCCGCCGCCGCCTTTAA